The following DNA comes from Erigeron canadensis isolate Cc75 chromosome 3, C_canadensis_v1, whole genome shotgun sequence.
ttatttttacattagaTGCTTTGTTTTAtaggaaaaatgtcatttaACTAACCTACATTTTTTGGCCATAAAAGCTTTAGCTGGATGGTAATTGGTACAAACTCTCGTCTCTTTAGGAGTGCTCATGGTTTAATTCCTGACATTGATGCATTTAGGAATTTCTTGGGTAGTTTAGAAGCTGTAGATGtagtaaataaaaaactagCCTACATTATTCCTATAGCCGGAACAAATTTGTTCATACAGACCCCAGTTGGCTAATTTGTTCTCATTGTAACAATCAATACTGACTTTTGAGACAAATTATCCTTCACATGAACGATTGGGGAAAAACTTAATACTCCGTATTGTTTCGATGGGGACAAATAATCAACCGTGGTCGGGCTTTTGTAAAATAAAGTTGTAAATTGATTATCTATCTATACAATCACATAAAGTATTTATTGGTTTCCGATTTTAAATTCTTCCGTGTAACCCTTTTACCAAACGTCCTTCTCCTCATTAGTCTATGTATCCACGTTACCAAACACATTCTCTTAAACCCCATCACTATTGGAAACTATTCACTGCCTACATTTTACACCTAAATGTCATGGATTCCTTGTCCATATTTCATACTGTAATAGTGTGATTGTGATCGCTTTTTTTGATCCTTTTTGTGTCATCTTTTTTGAATCACAGTACTGACATGGGCGGATCTACTAGCTGCATTTGCAATGTATGTGATGATGACCTACTTAACAAATGTTTGGAATTTAAGTACAACACATGCTGCTGGTATCATTAATATCTGGAATGGGATCACACCAGTGTTGGCCATTATATTTGCCTTCTTTGTTGACGAATTCATTGGCAACTTTAATATGCTTGTGCTCTCTAGCATTTCCTACACTGTTGTAAGCTTTCTCTATGTATAGTTGTTGTGTACACAGAGGCGGTTAAATGTTGGACCAACATAGGTCCATGGGCCTAGGTTAGATTGACGTTTTTTTTACCAAGCATATGGAAAATTATGTTTGGACAAATGTTATCCATAGATTTGACCTAGGGTAATTATAAAGTAAGCATTTTGAAGCATTTGAAATGGATGAATTATAATTGGATACATGTGATTTTTGTTTCTGGATCCGCCACTGTGTGTACAACATATATTTCAATAGCATAGTGAAAACCATGAAACTAAACATAAGTGTATGCAGGGGTTAGGATTATTGGCAATGTCAACACCCCCTGTGTTTGGCCCATGTAGTGACTACAAGGAGCAATGTATTGGGCATTCACAAAAGGTCTTGTTTTATACTGCCTTACCATTGATAGCAGTCGGGATGGCTGGTCATTTAGTCTCTTTACCACCCTTTTTGGATTTACAAACAAAACGTGAAGGTGAAGAAAACCCCCAAACTAAACAGGGAACTGAAGAGGGCGCCGACGAGGATACTAAAATATTTTGGCAAATACCGGGTTtaatgatggtggtggttgtaCTGATAGCTGGAGGTGTTGCACTTCCATATATAAAACCATGGTCAATCCGGTTTGGTATTCCAGCCATATGTACTTTGGTAGCAACAATTCTATTCTTGTCAGGATGTTGCAAGTACCAACGTATAAATCCAGGGGGAAGCCCTTTAAAAACCACCTTGAGAGTTTTTGTGGTTACTGCTCGTAATATTTCTCGACCAAATCCTAATCTTGATCAACTCAACAATGAAGAAGCTGCTCGTTTGACCAGCAGCCTCAGGTCGtatgattatttttgtttgtctattacaTTCAAAGCAGAACACtgatatttttattgaaatCTTTAAACTGGGAAAATAGGCTGGCTGGACGAGTTGGGTAATGAGTCAAGACGGGTTTGGGAAGAATTGAGTCATTTTCGAGCATAAAGTTGAAACAGACTAGACTGGTTTGACCTACTAACACTTTTTTCTTCAGTTTTTATGAATCTTGTTACATATATAATgcttttttattacaaaaaaaatcacTATTTGAATAAACTAAATTTATTTGGGGAATTGCATGCTTAATAGTAGCTGATGGGTGACTTTGATGTCATTAGCTGCtatattttaagataaaagataacCCATTAAGCCTTTGGTTTGGTCAGCTTTAAACATGTAAGCTAATTCTCTTACGGATTTGTGATGAAACACAGCTGCTTAAATAAGGCTGCTATTAAGTTACCAGAAGAACAACAATCAGAAAAGTGGAAGGGATGTAGCCTGCGTGAAGTTGAAGAGACCAAGATTGGTATCCGTATGCTCCCAATGTGGCTAACCTTCATTGTGATTGGTATCGTGCTCTCTATTGGAAACACTTACTTTCTTGAGCAAGCTAACCACATGGACCGTAAACTTGGAAAAATAAAGGTCACAATTCCAATATTCCTTTTGTTCTATACTTGCGCAAGTTCAATATCTGCACACATTTATTCCTTTTTCACAAAGTGTTTGCCAAACAAGAAATACGCTCCACCAGTTGGGATTGCCACAGGTATGGTTTTCTCTGTATTATGTTGCATTACTGCTGCAAAAGTGGAAACCCGAAGACTAGATCGCATTAGGGATAATGGCTTACTAGACAAACCTGATGAGACGATCCCAATGAGTATATTTGCTCTCCTTCCACAGTTTATGCTTCTTGCAGCCGTTGACGGGATTGGTAATAGTAGCATCAATGGTTTCTTCAGGCACCAAACCCCTGAATCCATGCATAAGTATTTGACTTTTCTCACGAAGGGTGTGCTAGGATTAGGAAGCATGGCTAGTGTTTTATCAGTCCATATTGTAGGTAAGGTGAGTGAGAGAAACCAAAAGCCAAATTGGTTTCAGTTTTCGTTAAATAAGAGCCATTTAGATCGATATTATTGGGTGCTAGCTGCGCTAAGTGCGGCTAATCTACTGGTTTATATCATCGTTGCACTTTTCTATAAGTATAAGGAATCAccagatgaagaagatgaagcagaAGGTGGACAAATGGATCAAGGTTTTCAGGAGGACAATGCGAAATGTTGCTGTTAAGATTTGGTGTTAGAGATTTGAGTTATTTGTTGTgtgattaatgattatttttgAGCTGGCTTAAATTCACATAACAATCTACTTCATGCCTCACGCAATTAAATTCTTTGTACAAGTGATTCTTCTAATGTTGTGTGTATTTCTTTGTAATGTAAGGGATTCTATCCATTGTATATGACAATTTTATGGATATGAGTTAGTTGGTTTTTCCATTTGAACTGGTCCAGTCGAGTGGGTCGGATCAAGCTGAATGCTATATGTTGTAATACAGAGCGCTATTTGTCTTAAATTATAGTCAAGTAAATGAGTTTATATACCTTGAATTCAACTCATGTGATGTACGGATAAATTTAATTGGCCCAAAAGTGACGGGTCCTTCTTGGGTAGGAAAATCATGATCATAGATAGAAAGTCAACAAAAAATGGTAGCAATCCCGGCCCCCATTTGAGAGTTGCTACATTTCCTATCATCGATAAAATTAGATGGCCCAAAAGAGAGAGACGATGGAAAATCATGATCGCACCCTAGGGATGGACATGAACCAAGAggaagcaaaaaaaaaaaaaaaatctatgaaaaaaaataattcaaaaagaGACCTAAGTTAAAAAAATCCATAAGAGATAAGTAATGAAAAGTTTAaagtcaataaaaaaaaaggtattaatCCGAGTCCTATTTGGAATTTGGTACCATTTTTAGGTACCATATCCCGATACCAATTATGGGAACCAAAAAAAATTGTCTATTCTAGTGACGATAGATCATTTAAGACAATTCGAGGAAATATTTAGAAGGTGGCTGACAGTGAAATTTGAAAGTGAATATGTTTCAGCTGAGAAAGATAAGCCCGTTAGAAAAATTGAAGAAAAGAGTATTGAATAACTGATGAAAGAGTTTGTGATATCTGATGGCATTACGACTAAAGATTTTGTTGCTTACATGGCTGACTGTCAGGGTGGTGATCAAAAGGTGAGTTGTTAATTACTCTCTGTTAAGGTCTGTAAATTAGTTTCACTAATGAATATTATGATTTCTAGCCCTAGCAATACTATAGATAGTTTaacttttgaaaatgaaaactttaGGAAAGAAAATGACTTTTATTTTGCTAAGATTTCAGGTTTAGTTAAACAAGAAAGCCTTTACAAAGATAAAATTTGAACTTTAGAAATGAATATTTTTGCTTTAAAAGAGAAACTTAGGGAGTCGGTTCTTATGGAGAAAGTAGGAAATGAATAGTATGTTAAACTGACTACAGATATTGCTCAAAAGGAAGAGGGGTTAGTTGATGCTAAGGTTGAAATAGTTAAATTGAATACTAGACTTGAACAGATTAAGGGGACTGGATTAATTTGGTCTATAAAATTGCTAGTACACTTTACTCCTAAGGATAAAAAGAGTAGATTATAAGGAAGTTAGCGGTCCTATTAATGATAATTATAGTAAAACTTTGGGCATCCGACTGAGAAGGAAGATATCTTTACTTGTCAACCTTTATCATCTCAAATAGAAGCTTTCACCATGCTTTCTAAATTGTTTGAAAATTCAGTTAGCCGACTGTTAATACGAAAGTTGAGTCGGTTAAACATTTTGTTTGACCATCGGATCCCAAGGATGCGACTTATAATGCTAGTATATgtaattaacacgatttcatctccaaattcacagattcaaaggtggattttgtgtgtgtgttcttggtgttttagtgtgtgtttctagagagagagagagagagagagaggaaagattgagattaagtgtgtgtaaatttGTTACAGGAATgaaagttgttgttgttaaagttatgatttctaaggtgttaaggatctatttatagtctaactatacaattaagctaattaacacatctagtccctcatccttagaaatcatttatctatgacttaacaacaagtaagtccactaacttaaattacaatttatcactatttttggatttctaacattctccccccttagtgatatcttgtaatgaatgaagtacgtgttaatcttgtcttgtaggaatgaatttgatgagcccgatggtgaagacaattggtttgttgaaacaagtgtttggagaacttgattcaatcttggtcttggacttcttgaagttaaatcatgaagagattctcaatgttctttttgaacagagaacaagtgtgtgttctttcttgattctttgaagattgttgaaccatgaatcagagttgtcttttgaggtgcggaaggtataaacttggctttggttcttcaatcttcgattcttgagtgaaattcatcttcttggaatgaagtatcatgaacttgtactACTCTCCTCGATGTAtacattggagcttcttgaacgAGTAtaattgtatgacttgaagatcttgaatggaatatgttgatgaagactcttttgaagctttacttctatgtctagaatcttccaatcaatctttcaactttttgtagctttgatctttgtcacattaacttgaacactttggagagtaaacatttgaatgaagtttggataggtttcttatgaagtgatcatgctccccctcaatccatgagtataaacattttggagcatctttgaacatttgttccatcttgagataatatcctttcatcttcggtctcattcttatctttgtgatcAATGTAGATTTCctcctttttcaaaatcaaaaactcaatcaactaaaatctagtgaaaatctgagctcaattgactgaaatgttttgaaaatctttgacaagTTAATCTGAAGAAACTAGATTTGaaaataatcattttaattCACTCTAATTAGTTTAATGATAAAGGGGATATTGGACAACATAGGTCAAATGTATAAATATCCTTCTCCACCCATCTTCAACTGCCATACACCCAATCAATACAACCTTTTCTCCTTGCTATCTTAtttcttatttcttccccaattaatcaatcataatcttttctctccctcataatgacaaagttgggaaccaatgtcattatgcaaacattgattgagaaaatgtcacaagaaATATGACAAACTAAAACGAGAttcacatggagaaatatcaaccatcaacgtatcaacccaaaccattagcccaacccaaagaatcctaagggtaactaaaatgtaaggttgaagttgttgatacaaatgttatagaatggtgttggtggtttttgtgtttgtgagatgagaaatgaaaaccggataagaatgatccgttaacatattcaaaaatcaaaaggattaatgaaatgaccgatataaatgtgttatatttttcggatttcctatgtatcattaagacatgcacaaagcaatgttctaacatagttcggtctgcgacttttcaaccactagattgctccaaagaatataaatcatggttagtacagccaaaacgttcgataaccacaatctattatccttaaagacttttaggtaaaatccgaggtcactgttagacttctcgttcactcaataatcacataaatgtaattatgagacctacgttcaacgttggaaaagatgttagcattggtaggatttccatttgatcatcgtggaataccaattaagatatcactacaaatgttccggctatatcacatagataagaaataatatcacaaagatataactcaaatgtgtcttaaagaaatgaataataatcaaattaatgatcaatcaagatagctctagacacaacgtgatcaaatgaagtcggggactggagcagaatgtcgccctttttcaatatcaacatcttccaaatgaagagtcaatagaaatgtgaaaatctccgtgagaaatgaaacaagtatttgttaagaaacacttgagtggttaggtaaagatgtgcatcgcttcactgggtccatgaagtctttatcaagatatcaacaaatgacatccgatagaaatttGTTTCActcggcgatttgagaatttagggaagggtatcatttcttttaacccttttctcacaacatatcaccgtaacctctcacttttcgactttactccctccatcctatttgcacgaaaccatcatcactcaaaatacccttactatctaatgaaagaattgaatactccggggttagaactcatcggcgatgatgaagttcatggagtgaacgaatcgctcaagtgcaaactaatcaccgaacttcaattgatgaaaagtaattttgaaaaacatcAAACGTgcgtatgaaaagatttaaaacacatttgaagttttgaaatcacaaactctcccttaatctatgcaagaatagatcaaaatgtttttcatagaaaggtaggcaaaaattggtttttgtgaaatcaaaaagagtaaaatcttggttgtgatatatacagaaaaatttgagagtctaacgtgaacaagatttttcaattgagaaacacaaagttttgcttcatcaacaatgttaataataagaatactaaggagtacacaaaggcgttcgatcctttgcatcttatatcaacaagttggatgcattaaaacatttaagcaaatttgttttgtaagcaATCAACTGCTAAGACACATACATTTTAATATAAgatcacttggaagtacacaaaggggttcgattccttgttttcttatatcaatctatatgtataacaacagaatcttaaaaatgaaaaattcatgaagatttaaaatttgataattttaaataaagtatttgaAGAGCGGGTTACATTTGGACTGTTAGTAGTAAAACTTCTGAAAGTCAAATCATGTTATGAAGAAAACGTTGTCAAATATTTTACAATGAAGGGATGTGACACTGTTTTTACATCttctaaaattgtttttgaaaagattaatcatgataaaattgacaAAGTTTGGGTCTACTTTCAGTGGGGTTACTTTGAAACCGTTTTCTACACTCCCACGGATTAAAGCGAAAGTTAACTTTTCTGAAAATGAGAATGATGAGTCAAAAGTTTTGTTAGAAGAAGAGTCTACTACTATGAAATTGAAAGAGTGGCTAGGTGTGCCATCAGAATAGTCTAGCAATAATGTTAAGTAGAAGCTTCTAAGAAAGTAGGTTGTGTATCTATTGTTATGAACAGGAATATGTTCATAGTTGTTGTCCACTTAGGAAGAAACGTTATGTTAAAGAAAGTTCTCCTAGTAAATCAATGGATACTTAACTATGTCTAATGATAAAACTAAGATTCCTATTCTTACTACTTTTGAACCTAGATCTAAGACTCCTCAAAGACTTGGACAATGAAGGAGTGCTTCATCTAGAAGCCACTCCGGTGGTAGTCCGATTTGGTTTCATTCACCTCATAGAGTTTCTAATAACTCATCGAGTGGGATTCAGCTTAGAAATCATCATGTGATTAATAACCGATCTTCTCTGAACAAGAATGACCATACCAATAATTATCATCATCGATTACTGTTGAATATTTATCTATTTAGTTTTTGGATATCGATTCTATGAATATTTGTGCCCGAATCTAATAAAATATGGACTCTACATAACATCCATGACGCGTGTACATTTTGttgcatcccgagttttccgccttagtcggggtgtgacagaaagactagggttttgtgtgtgaaatTTTGAAAGGGTTTTGATCTGATCATATGGCATATGAAATGTGATTTGTGCCCTGTTTATGTTGGAACAACTTTCAAAACTTGACATTCTAATCCCTTACACTTTCTTACAACTCGTATTGTCACTTAATTGCCCGTTTAACGCATATAGAGACACTTAGCCACTCTTAAATCTTATTGGGAACACTTAATGatttaatttatcattattaaacattatttttattactttaatcACTTTAGCACATATCCCACATTAATCATTCAATCATGTAAAAACACATATAAAGCACACATTAACTAACGGTGTAACTCCCGTCACTTTGACTGGTTAACGCTAGTGAACTCGTGTTTGATGTAATGGTAAATGTGGGAAAGTAGCCGGAAAGGGACTACTTACTTGGGGTAATAGTCTAAATGTATAAAACTGACCAAAAGAGACTACTTACATACTATAATAGTTTTAAGGTATAAAACTGGCCAAAAGAGACTACTTACCTACTATAATAgtctaaaagtataaaactgaCCAAAAAGAGACTACTTACCTACCATAATAgtctaaaagtataaaactgaCTAAAACAGACTATTTACCTATTATAATAGTCTTAAAGTATAAAACTGACCAAAAGAGATTACTTACCTACTATAATAgcctaaaagtataaaactgtCCAAAAGAGACTACTTAACTACTGTAATAGTCTAAAAGAATTGGGGacaaaaagaaaatagttaGAGACAAAGAAAGACTAATTACATGAGGTAATGATGTAACATTtgtcataattatatatttgttaaactTGGATAAATTTATGTTTTGGAATTGAATATTTGGAACCTTAGGGGGTGTTTTTTtgttgaaaggtgaatttcgcttgagaacttcgtgtctcgattcgacagcgggaggtctaacatacgttgtcttgaCCGAGTCCacgttagagagctccctcgaagtagaaatgcttatttcaaatacccgatggggggaaaaccccctactaatccgtccgaaggcacgacgatcaataggggtaaaccctgtctcctcagacttgaacctgggtatacctaagccaagccttcatagaaagacttcctatgtacttcccaagtcttgaacccaagacctccacacaattataaacttcaaaattacacataagttattcagaaaacaatcaaaaaacaattttcatgtaaagaataatcatcggttgggcttgatttgaaaagttctcaaaggttctcgccaaaaaaagagttctcaaaataacctttccctgtatatatatatatatatatgatgatgttcGATATGCCGCCACCAACCACCACCGGCGATTAAAGTCAGTCGATGACCAGCATATCTGTTGGAATAACACCACAaccaaccaccaccaacaacaacCAACATTCATGGTTCGACTACACCACCACCAACTACCATCCTACTAACACCGCCACCAACCACCTTCAACAAATCACTTGATCCAGTAACTTACTAAGAGTATAGTAATTTTTATTGGAAATGGTTGTTGATGTAAATGAAAATGGTTGTTGAGTAATAAATTTGGAAGACAACGATGGGGGAATCACGGAGGACATGTGGTGAAAAAGAAAACCAGTTTGTGTGGTAATATTGGGGTGAGAAAATGAGAGACTGGGTGTGTTTGGCAATGAGCTTTTTGGAGCTTCaagcttcaagcttttaagCAAAAGCTGTTACCTAATAAAAAGATTCGCTTGGTTAAAAgagcttcaagcttttatcttATTGAAAAAGCTCGTAATCTAAACGCTTGTATATGTAGCGTTGGTGAAAAGCTCCTAACTTTTAGGATGCATATTTACTTCAGTGACATCCATAATTAATAATGATACGTAGtataaaataagatatatatataatatattacaacgcatatatatatatatattgaaaagttaatttgagaaccttttttttttgcgagaacctttgagaacttttcaaatcaagcccaaccgataattattctttacatgaaaatttttttttgattgtttctttgaataacttatgtgtaattttaaagtttataattgtgtggaggcatagattatcatccgttatataattatatggagatttggatttCAGATtatatgtgcacgaatattgctatgattatatgtgatcgacttgcatacatgtgatcatagcaatatacgtacacatgtgatcaagaatccaaatctccacatatatgtataacggatgataatcaatgcctccacacaattataaactttaaaattacacataagttattgagaaaacaatcaaaaaataattttcatgtaaagaacaatattccgttggacttgatttgaaaagttctcaaaggttctcgcaaaaaaaaaaggttctcaaaataactttaccctatatatatatatatatatatataggggaaagataatttgagaacaactaaaaaaagtccaaaaaaggaccattgattttcgtaagttacacaccaccattgatttttgtacaccatcatgatctactacgatatacaagacttttttgtaaaaacacgaAGACTTTctggcgacgggcccacagaaaaatcatgtgtaagttaacttacacattaagttaacttacacatgatttttctgtgggcccgtcgccagAAAGTCTtcgtgtttttacaaaaaagtcttgtatatcgtagtagatcatgatggtgtacaaaaatcaatggtcctagttggtcctaaaataagaggtggtctcaaaatatatcacccttatatatatatatatatatatattacaccaTTTGTAAggtaatttaaaatataaaacacaaCATACTACTATTTTTGCCTcgtaatataaaaaattaatatcataccacttttttttttaaaaggcacACAACATATTATTACGtgaaacttaaatatatatatatatatatataggttttaattttgagaaaaacaaatattaaattaaattaaataatcaataatataactaaaagaggagattggggtacacttggcacccctaatccccttCCTTTCGTCTAATTCTTCATCCTTATTAAACTTCTAATTT
Coding sequences within:
- the LOC122594159 gene encoding protein NRT1/ PTR FAMILY 5.5-like, whose translation is MASFVRISVLTWADLLAAFAMYVMMTYLTNVWNLSTTHAAGIINIWNGITPVLAIIFAFFVDEFIGNFNMLVLSSISYTVGLGLLAMSTPPVFGPCSDYKEQCIGHSQKVLFYTALPLIAVGMAGHLVSLPPFLDLQTKREGEENPQTKQGTEEGADEDTKIFWQIPGLMMVVVVLIAGGVALPYIKPWSIRFGIPAICTLVATILFLSGCCKYQRINPGGSPLKTTLRVFVVTARNISRPNPNLDQLNNEEAARLTSSLSCLNKAAIKLPEEQQSEKWKGCSLREVEETKIGIRMLPMWLTFIVIGIVLSIGNTYFLEQANHMDRKLGKIKVTIPIFLLFYTCASSISAHIYSFFTKCLPNKKYAPPVGIATGMVFSVLCCITAAKVETRRLDRIRDNGLLDKPDETIPMSIFALLPQFMLLAAVDGIGNSSINGFFRHQTPESMHKYLTFLTKGVLGLGSMASVLSVHIVGKVSERNQKPNWFQFSLNKSHLDRYYWVLAALSAANLLVYIIVALFYKYKESPDEEDEAEGGQMDQGFQEDNAKCCC